From the Saccharobesus litoralis genome, one window contains:
- a CDS encoding SMP-30/gluconolactonase/LRE family protein, with protein sequence MMKINLLKQTKRKTKNAWLSQVLLLTLASGLTACQMTQHEPVTVEHQPIRVINNSVEIYSAEAEQFLSTDTPLQVLSEGYKWTEGPLWVADTSLASQGYLLFSDIPNNKIYQYIPGQGTALYLQPSGATGLVDGDYGQGSNGLLLNQQNQLVLMQQGDRRVAVMQSALSAPQPKFKTLAGYYQGKRLNSPNDAVYDSQGNLYFTDPPYGLAKILQDERKALDFQGVYRLSNQGQLTLLDDEITFPNGIGLSPDGKTLYVAVSDINNPVWYAYDVANNGQVTNKRVFFDAKQPNQKPHGLPDGMAVHSNGTLFATGPDGVWLFNPKGQVIAKVKTGKLTANCTLAENEKALYLSAHDTLMRIPLK encoded by the coding sequence ATGATGAAAATAAACCTTTTAAAGCAAACTAAGCGCAAAACTAAAAACGCTTGGCTAAGCCAAGTGTTGCTTTTAACGCTTGCTAGTGGCCTAACCGCTTGTCAAATGACGCAACACGAGCCTGTCACTGTTGAGCATCAGCCAATCCGTGTGATTAACAATAGCGTTGAAATTTACTCTGCAGAAGCAGAGCAATTTTTATCAACAGATACGCCATTGCAAGTGCTAAGCGAGGGATACAAGTGGACAGAAGGCCCATTGTGGGTTGCCGATACGAGTTTAGCGAGTCAAGGTTATTTGCTATTTTCGGATATTCCCAACAACAAAATTTATCAATATATTCCGGGCCAAGGCACGGCTTTATATTTACAGCCTTCCGGTGCAACGGGGTTAGTTGATGGGGATTATGGCCAAGGTTCAAACGGTTTGCTGCTCAATCAACAAAATCAATTAGTGTTAATGCAGCAAGGTGATAGGCGTGTAGCGGTTATGCAAAGTGCGTTAAGCGCACCGCAACCTAAGTTCAAAACCTTGGCTGGCTATTATCAAGGTAAGCGCTTAAATAGCCCTAACGACGCCGTTTATGATAGCCAAGGTAACTTATACTTTACGGATCCTCCTTATGGTTTGGCCAAAATCTTACAAGATGAGCGCAAAGCGTTAGATTTTCAGGGCGTGTATCGTTTGAGTAACCAAGGGCAATTAACCTTACTGGATGACGAGATCACCTTCCCTAATGGTATTGGATTGTCACCAGATGGCAAAACATTATATGTGGCCGTTTCTGATATTAATAACCCAGTTTGGTATGCCTACGATGTTGCTAATAATGGCCAAGTGACGAATAAGCGTGTGTTTTTTGATGCTAAACAGCCTAATCAAAAACCACACGGTTTACCTGATGGTATGGCGGTGCATTCCAACGGCACGTTGTTTGCGACAGGGCCAGATGGCGTTTGGCTATTTAACCCCAAAGGGCAAGTCATTGCTAAAGTTAAAACGGGTAAATTAACCGCCAACTGCACGCTAGCAGAAAACGAAAAAGCCTTGTATTTAAGTGCGCATGACACCTTAATGCGCATACCACTTAAGTAA
- a CDS encoding MFS transporter has product MQTVSQENSIATSHKRYQILVLIFISVVINYMDRTNISVAASALSDELSLSAVQMGLIFSAFGWTYSVLQIPGGLAVDVVKVRILYPFILIAWSLATLVQGLVSSFAALIGCRMAIGVFEAPSYPCNNKIVTSWFPENERASAIAIYTSGQFIGLAFLMPVLALIQDQFGWRGLFIISGLIGIVWAVIWYVFYRDPQDHPNVSERELALIEQDKTDQENTNKEQAEEKPKFSSADFVKVFSSKKLWGIYIGQFCLGGVLIFFLTWFPTYLVEYRNLDFIKSGFLASLPFLAAFCGVLVSGFLSDFLVRRGISKEVSRKTPIVIGMLLSMCIVGANYTDDTFWIITFLSIAFFGNGLSSIAWVFVSLLAPKRLVGLVGGCFNAIGGLSAVTVPIVIGWLVNDGDFKPALLFIASLAAIGTCSYLFLVGKIDKLED; this is encoded by the coding sequence ATGCAAACTGTTTCGCAAGAAAATTCAATTGCCACAAGCCACAAACGCTATCAAATATTAGTGCTGATTTTTATTAGCGTAGTGATCAACTATATGGATCGCACCAATATTTCTGTGGCGGCTTCTGCTTTGTCGGATGAGTTATCCTTATCTGCGGTGCAAATGGGCTTAATTTTTTCCGCATTTGGTTGGACTTACTCCGTATTGCAAATACCCGGTGGCTTGGCGGTGGATGTTGTCAAAGTGCGGATTTTATATCCATTTATTCTCATCGCTTGGTCATTGGCGACATTAGTACAAGGCTTGGTTAGCTCTTTTGCCGCGTTAATTGGTTGTCGTATGGCAATAGGGGTGTTTGAGGCGCCTTCATACCCTTGTAATAACAAAATTGTCACTAGCTGGTTTCCGGAAAACGAGCGGGCGTCTGCCATTGCTATTTACACCTCAGGCCAATTTATTGGTTTAGCGTTTTTAATGCCAGTATTGGCCTTGATCCAAGATCAGTTCGGCTGGCGAGGGTTGTTTATTATCTCGGGGCTAATTGGCATTGTTTGGGCGGTAATTTGGTATGTGTTTTATCGTGATCCACAAGATCATCCAAACGTTAGCGAGCGAGAACTTGCGTTAATTGAGCAAGATAAAACCGACCAAGAAAATACTAATAAAGAACAAGCTGAAGAAAAGCCTAAATTTAGCAGCGCCGACTTTGTTAAGGTTTTTTCTAGTAAAAAGCTTTGGGGGATCTATATTGGGCAATTCTGTTTAGGTGGCGTGTTAATTTTCTTCCTCACTTGGTTTCCTACTTACCTAGTTGAATATCGCAATCTTGATTTTATTAAATCAGGCTTTTTAGCCTCTTTGCCCTTTTTAGCCGCATTTTGTGGTGTGTTGGTATCCGGTTTTTTATCAGACTTTTTAGTCCGACGTGGGATCTCGAAAGAAGTATCACGTAAAACGCCGATAGTGATCGGTATGTTACTTAGCATGTGTATAGTCGGTGCCAATTATACCGACGATACGTTTTGGATTATTACCTTTTTATCGATTGCCTTTTTTGGTAATGGCTTGTCGTCTATTGCTTGGGTGTTTGTATCGTTATTGGCACCCAAACGCTTGGTTGGCTTAGTTGGTGGTTGCTTTAATGCAATAGGAGGCTTGTCAGCGGTCACCGTACCTATTGTGATTGGTTGGTTAGTTAATGACGGTGACTTTAAACCGGCACTTCTGTTTATTGCGAGCTTAGCGGCTATCGGCACCTGTTCTTACCTATTTTTAGTCGGCAAAATCGACAAGTTAGAGGATTAA
- a CDS encoding GntR family transcriptional regulator — MPEPVTPPAMSPLLLNDNSIYAQILNDIAEGVYISGDRLVTTSLAKRYHTSINPVREALKQLQGEGFVTVQPNSGARVAKFEYATMRDVFELLALLEPYLLEWFVTEHSQEQLEKVIAIQGEMEKLTEAEHLTYRAYDNQFHWYIYSCHYNQTTVELWRQKRLMLHAMHASLTLTQSRMQQSISEHRQLIQAISKRDVDQALSILNGHISHSGQYWSRYL, encoded by the coding sequence ATGCCAGAACCTGTTACGCCGCCAGCAATGTCTCCATTGTTATTAAATGATAATTCAATATATGCGCAAATATTAAATGACATTGCCGAAGGCGTGTATATCAGTGGTGATCGCCTAGTCACCACGAGTTTGGCCAAGCGTTATCACACAAGTATCAATCCTGTTCGTGAGGCATTAAAACAGTTACAAGGAGAAGGGTTTGTTACTGTACAGCCCAATAGTGGTGCCCGGGTCGCAAAATTTGAATATGCGACTATGCGCGATGTATTTGAGTTACTTGCGTTGTTAGAGCCTTATTTGCTTGAGTGGTTTGTCACTGAACATAGCCAAGAGCAACTGGAAAAAGTAATAGCCATTCAAGGTGAAATGGAAAAGCTAACCGAAGCCGAGCACTTAACTTATCGAGCCTACGATAATCAATTTCATTGGTATATTTACAGCTGTCATTATAACCAAACCACAGTCGAGCTATGGCGGCAAAAACGTTTAATGTTACACGCCATGCACGCCAGCTTAACGTTAACTCAATCGCGTATGCAGCAAAGTATTTCGGAGCATAGGCAGTTGATCCAAGCCATCAGTAAGCGCGATGTTGATCAAGCTTTGTCTATTCTTAATGGCCATATTTCACATAGTGGTCAGTATTGGTCGCGTTACTTATAA
- a CDS encoding family 16 glycosylhydrolase — protein sequence MTLNNTLLSGVAASTLLLSGCFTTTNDSTKNTESKPDWHSEPIPATLDKNQSWQLIEEFSDSFNYQGKSAEFTQNWQDKYMSGWRGPGLTEWSTNNSNIANGNLVLSASRKPNSNRVNTGIVTSKQPVTYPVFIEAKIKVANQVLSSNIWLLSNDSKREMDILEIYGSDRPDHEYFALRASTNYHVFIRDPETNDIIKDLHTPKKFTLPNNEPYRLDYHTFGAYWRDAWTVDFYIDGKLVRELRRKDINDPENLGLDRPMHIIFDIEDHDWRSKKGHVATDEELADETKNKMYVDWVRVYKPVDV from the coding sequence ATGACATTAAATAACACATTACTGAGTGGAGTAGCTGCGTCAACTTTGCTGCTGTCAGGCTGCTTTACTACAACAAATGATAGTACGAAAAATACCGAGTCAAAACCGGATTGGCATTCTGAGCCTATTCCGGCTACTTTAGATAAAAACCAATCTTGGCAATTGATAGAGGAATTTTCGGATAGCTTTAATTATCAAGGAAAATCAGCCGAATTCACGCAAAACTGGCAAGACAAATATATGAGTGGTTGGCGTGGTCCTGGCTTAACCGAATGGAGTACTAATAACTCAAATATTGCTAACGGTAATTTAGTCCTTAGCGCGTCGCGTAAACCCAACTCTAATCGAGTTAATACTGGCATTGTGACATCTAAGCAACCAGTTACCTATCCGGTGTTTATCGAAGCAAAAATAAAAGTCGCGAATCAAGTATTATCATCAAATATTTGGTTGCTCAGTAATGACAGCAAACGGGAAATGGATATATTAGAAATATATGGCAGTGATCGCCCTGATCACGAGTATTTCGCCTTGCGAGCGTCAACGAACTACCACGTATTTATTCGTGATCCTGAAACTAACGACATCATTAAAGATTTACACACGCCGAAAAAATTTACCCTACCCAATAACGAACCTTATCGCTTGGATTACCATACGTTTGGCGCATATTGGCGTGACGCTTGGACAGTGGATTTTTATATCGATGGCAAATTAGTTCGTGAATTACGTCGCAAAGATATTAATGACCCTGAAAACTTAGGCTTAGATCGCCCTATGCACATTATTTTTGATATAGAAGATCATGATTGGCGTTCGAAAAAAGGCCATGTCGCAACAGATGAAGAATTAGCCGACGAGACTAAAAATAAAATGTATGTTGATTGGGTAAGAGTGTACAAACCTGTAGATGTTTAA
- a CDS encoding bifunctional 4-hydroxy-2-oxoglutarate aldolase/2-dehydro-3-deoxy-phosphogluconate aldolase: MTQLNPQIQDKQIQRQHSAELIRAAKFVAIIRLAKFEEIAPVIECLVAGGIKVLEVTANTPCYLDAIDQARDLYPDVLIGAGTIINLERARLAIAAGAQFLVTPNTKPEIVEYAHQQGVPVLLGALTPTDIIAALDCGADFIKVFPAGSMGIDYFKDLKGPYSDIDLMPVGGVNVDNVQDWFAAGAVGVGVGNDLTQAVYSEQDKLQRIAHVKKYLDQVPI, encoded by the coding sequence ATGACTCAGCTCAACCCGCAAATCCAAGATAAACAAATTCAGCGTCAGCATAGTGCAGAACTTATTCGCGCCGCTAAATTTGTCGCAATTATTCGTTTAGCTAAGTTTGAAGAGATAGCACCAGTGATTGAATGCTTAGTCGCTGGTGGCATTAAAGTGTTAGAAGTGACAGCCAATACGCCGTGTTATCTTGATGCCATAGACCAAGCTCGCGATTTATACCCAGATGTATTGATTGGGGCTGGTACTATTATTAATTTAGAGCGAGCTCGACTGGCGATCGCGGCCGGTGCTCAGTTTTTAGTAACACCCAATACTAAACCCGAAATTGTGGAATATGCTCATCAACAGGGAGTGCCTGTTCTTTTGGGGGCGCTAACGCCGACAGACATTATTGCGGCATTAGACTGCGGAGCCGATTTTATTAAGGTGTTTCCCGCAGGCTCTATGGGCATTGATTATTTTAAAGATTTAAAAGGCCCTTATTCAGACATTGATTTAATGCCAGTAGGAGGGGTTAATGTTGATAATGTTCAAGATTGGTTTGCTGCCGGTGCTGTGGGCGTTGGCGTAGGTAATGACTTAACGCAAGCGGTTTATAGCGAACAGGACAAACTGCAACGCATTGCTCATGTGAAAAAGTATTTAGATCAAGTACCGATTTAG
- a CDS encoding mandelate racemase/muconate lactonizing enzyme family protein produces MKITNVKAYGFWACFRNVCLVKVETDEGIYGWGESGLSGRERAVIGAVEHFREFLIGQDPRNIGALWQEMYRSQYFEGGRVLSAAIAAIDIALHDLVAKSLNVPVYQLLGGKQREAIPLFATSIKPMGPELIDDLLKLKMQGWEVLRTTTGVHGTANQPTLFEPRQSISQCAEWLIKAREVLGKEITLGIDYHHRLSVPETVSFIQRMPTGTIDFIEEPIRDESPQAYKALRSMCDVPFAIGEEFASKWDFMPYTDAALTNFGRVDICNAGGFTESMKIAAMCELHYIDMMPHNPLSPVCTAASIHYCAAINNLSWLELPPYDGDMSDYDKFFVNRPQVVGNALPVLNEPGLGIDVNEDLIKDLDFKYWEAPRLHKADGSYTNW; encoded by the coding sequence ATGAAAATTACCAATGTAAAAGCATACGGCTTTTGGGCCTGCTTTCGTAATGTTTGTTTAGTTAAAGTGGAAACCGATGAAGGTATTTATGGTTGGGGCGAATCAGGATTATCAGGACGCGAAAGAGCGGTAATAGGCGCGGTTGAACATTTCCGTGAATTTTTAATTGGTCAAGATCCGCGCAATATTGGCGCACTTTGGCAAGAGATGTACCGTAGCCAATATTTTGAAGGCGGACGAGTACTCTCTGCTGCTATTGCTGCTATTGATATTGCTTTGCATGACTTGGTAGCCAAAAGTTTAAACGTACCGGTTTATCAATTATTGGGTGGTAAACAACGAGAAGCGATCCCCTTGTTTGCGACAAGCATTAAACCCATGGGACCGGAACTGATTGACGACTTGCTAAAACTAAAAATGCAAGGTTGGGAAGTATTACGCACAACCACTGGGGTACATGGTACGGCTAATCAACCTACGTTATTTGAGCCACGCCAATCAATCAGTCAATGTGCAGAATGGTTAATTAAAGCCCGCGAAGTATTGGGTAAGGAGATCACCCTAGGTATCGATTATCACCATCGATTATCTGTGCCTGAAACGGTTTCATTTATACAACGTATGCCAACGGGCACTATCGATTTTATCGAGGAACCTATTCGTGATGAATCGCCACAAGCTTATAAAGCGTTGCGCAGTATGTGTGATGTGCCGTTTGCGATAGGAGAAGAGTTTGCCAGTAAGTGGGACTTTATGCCGTATACCGATGCGGCGTTAACCAATTTTGGCCGAGTCGATATTTGCAATGCGGGCGGTTTTACTGAATCAATGAAAATAGCAGCGATGTGTGAACTGCATTATATCGACATGATGCCACATAATCCGTTAAGCCCAGTGTGTACCGCAGCTTCTATTCATTACTGTGCAGCCATTAATAACTTAAGTTGGTTGGAATTACCGCCTTATGATGGTGACATGAGCGACTACGATAAGTTCTTTGTAAATCGCCCTCAAGTGGTTGGCAATGCATTACCTGTACTAAATGAACCTGGGCTAGGTATCGATGTTAATGAAGATCTGATTAAAGATTTAGACTTTAAATACTGGGAAGCGCCAAGGTTGCACAAGGCTGATGGCTCTTATACAAACTGGTAA
- a CDS encoding LamG domain-containing protein translates to MIVNNERCYWALLLALGLSLTACGGGGSESPPIVDTANGNQQKEQEPEQKEPEDKEEQKDEEPQAVFIDVDAANASNPSFTSFNDTTPTGMKWQKVDELSDEFTAWDNNKWVKTNWNYGNTPVNMLNKNSGVSDGNLWIKATLDDSGTDQWFETSRVRSRAKIKFPMYTESRIKTAHISAYNTFWLNNGNIDDRDEIDIIENNSNPSTDYNNPDYPWQMHSQYFVVKNGVTERNKGNFDNRNLSDGNKLKGVKWNEAYHVYGAWWKDEHNVQFYLNGEPAGSIKTKQPFTLEQHLIWDLWTQDSSWVGGLPAKADLKDETRNTMKIDWVRTWRLVAE, encoded by the coding sequence ATGATAGTTAACAATGAGCGGTGCTATTGGGCTTTACTTTTGGCTTTAGGCTTATCTTTAACAGCATGCGGTGGTGGCGGTTCAGAATCCCCACCTATTGTCGATACCGCCAACGGTAATCAGCAGAAAGAGCAAGAACCTGAGCAAAAAGAGCCGGAAGATAAAGAAGAACAAAAAGACGAAGAGCCTCAAGCGGTATTTATTGATGTTGATGCTGCAAATGCCAGCAACCCGAGTTTTACTTCTTTTAATGACACCACGCCTACAGGTATGAAGTGGCAAAAAGTCGACGAATTATCAGATGAATTTACCGCTTGGGATAATAATAAGTGGGTTAAAACCAACTGGAATTACGGCAATACTCCAGTCAATATGCTTAATAAAAATTCAGGGGTAAGCGATGGTAATTTGTGGATAAAAGCCACGCTTGATGATAGTGGCACAGACCAATGGTTTGAAACGTCACGCGTGCGCTCGCGCGCTAAAATTAAATTCCCTATGTATACAGAAAGTCGCATAAAAACCGCACACATTTCAGCCTATAACACCTTTTGGTTGAATAACGGTAATATTGATGACAGAGACGAGATCGATATTATCGAGAATAACTCTAACCCATCTACTGATTACAATAACCCAGATTACCCATGGCAAATGCACTCGCAATATTTTGTGGTGAAAAATGGCGTAACTGAGCGTAATAAAGGCAATTTTGATAATCGCAATTTATCCGATGGTAACAAGTTGAAAGGGGTTAAATGGAACGAAGCGTATCATGTGTACGGCGCGTGGTGGAAAGATGAGCACAACGTACAATTTTACTTAAATGGCGAACCTGCTGGCAGTATTAAAACCAAACAACCTTTCACTTTAGAACAGCACTTGATTTGGGATCTTTGGACACAAGACTCATCTTGGGTAGGTGGTTTACCTGCTAAAGCCGATCTTAAAGATGAAACTCGTAACACCATGAAAATAGACTGGGTCAGAACCTGGCGTTTGGTGGCTGAGTAA
- a CDS encoding beta-galactosidase yields MKQQGVIALLMASSLTVGCVPEQSTVKNDQATAKGENLNSNAKTNNADNQVLTLLDFESSSLPDVVVVENGLAKPIHKTQNQAGVTSGNQALSIQFLAKENYKSSISFKPKTPWDWSELGDFSLAMDISNPLDESTHIFGQVFDKKGQTHTRSVVIPKRSSNTYYIELKGHDLTLETGIRSNPPSWQSDDQQFIWRWGTKQLDVSAISAVKLSVTSLLNDKPLIIDNLRLIKNPPVDGNYLANLVDEFGQSTRTDFKQKIDSLAELNQVSQQELASLDGQLMPDRSKFGGWKTGPKLQATGFFRTEKIGDTWTLVDPEGYLFFSHGIANVRMANTSTMTGVDFKRGIVARAADDVTPEDSKGLNGVSVEAQQSAYVSSALRRDMFSWLPSYDDPLARHYGYRREVHSGALDKGETYSFYQANLQRKYGDNFIEQWRDVTVDRMINWGFTSFGNWIDPMFYHLDRFAYFANGWIIGDFKKVSSGADYWSPLPDPFDPVFRERAAATVAVIADEVKQNPWCIGIFIDNEKSWGMTGSHEGRYGVVIHTLGRSSQDSPTKAVFSQLMKDKYGDIRQLSEAWQQPITSWQAFDAGIATQDFTPAQLQDFALLLETYAAEYFKIVKQEVKKKLPNHLYMGARFADWGMTPEIVSAAAKHVDVMSYNFYKEGLHAKHWQFLKDVDMPSIIGEFHVGATDTGLLNPGLVHAQSQQDRANMYSDYMNTVIPNDYFVGAHWFQYTDSPLTGRAYDGENYNVGFVSVTDTPYQEIVEATKSIMRDIYPNKYGHLVAK; encoded by the coding sequence ATGAAACAACAAGGTGTGATTGCACTATTAATGGCTAGCAGCCTAACCGTGGGTTGTGTGCCGGAACAGTCAACGGTTAAAAACGACCAGGCAACAGCAAAGGGCGAAAATTTAAATTCGAACGCTAAAACTAATAATGCGGATAATCAGGTTTTGACCTTGCTTGATTTTGAATCATCCTCTTTGCCTGATGTTGTCGTGGTTGAAAATGGTTTAGCTAAACCGATACACAAAACGCAAAATCAAGCCGGTGTGACCAGTGGCAATCAAGCGCTTTCTATTCAGTTTTTAGCCAAAGAAAACTATAAATCGTCAATCAGCTTTAAACCTAAAACGCCGTGGGATTGGAGTGAGTTAGGCGATTTTAGTTTAGCGATGGATATTAGTAATCCGTTAGATGAGTCAACGCATATTTTTGGTCAAGTGTTTGACAAAAAAGGCCAAACCCATACCCGTAGTGTCGTTATTCCTAAACGTTCCAGTAATACTTATTACATAGAGCTAAAAGGGCATGATTTAACCTTAGAAACCGGTATCCGCTCTAATCCACCTTCATGGCAATCAGATGATCAGCAATTTATATGGCGCTGGGGTACTAAGCAATTAGACGTAAGTGCGATTAGCGCCGTTAAATTAAGCGTTACGAGTTTGTTAAACGACAAGCCTTTAATTATTGACAACCTACGTTTGATTAAAAACCCGCCAGTCGATGGCAATTACTTAGCTAATTTAGTAGATGAATTTGGTCAAAGTACCCGCACTGACTTTAAGCAAAAAATTGATTCGTTAGCTGAATTAAACCAAGTGTCACAGCAAGAGCTCGCCAGTTTAGATGGCCAGTTAATGCCAGACAGATCTAAATTCGGTGGCTGGAAAACAGGCCCTAAATTACAAGCAACAGGTTTTTTCCGTACCGAAAAAATAGGTGATACATGGACCTTGGTCGATCCCGAAGGGTATTTGTTTTTCTCTCACGGAATTGCCAACGTTCGCATGGCGAATACGTCTACCATGACCGGAGTCGATTTTAAACGCGGTATTGTGGCGCGCGCAGCGGATGATGTAACACCTGAAGATTCAAAAGGATTAAATGGCGTGAGTGTTGAAGCTCAGCAGAGTGCTTATGTGAGTTCAGCGCTGCGACGCGACATGTTTAGTTGGTTGCCGTCTTACGATGATCCGTTAGCACGTCATTATGGTTATCGACGTGAAGTGCATAGCGGTGCATTAGATAAAGGTGAAACTTACAGTTTTTATCAAGCTAATTTGCAGCGTAAATATGGTGATAATTTTATTGAACAATGGCGAGATGTCACCGTTGATCGCATGATCAATTGGGGTTTTACCTCATTTGGTAATTGGATCGATCCTATGTTTTATCATCTTGATCGCTTTGCCTATTTTGCTAATGGTTGGATCATAGGTGATTTCAAAAAAGTCAGTTCAGGTGCCGATTATTGGTCGCCATTGCCGGATCCTTTTGACCCTGTATTTCGTGAACGCGCAGCGGCCACCGTGGCGGTAATTGCCGATGAGGTTAAGCAAAACCCATGGTGCATTGGCATATTTATCGACAATGAAAAAAGCTGGGGTATGACAGGTAGCCATGAAGGTCGTTATGGTGTGGTTATTCATACGCTGGGTCGATCCAGTCAAGATAGCCCAACGAAAGCGGTATTTAGTCAGTTGATGAAAGATAAATATGGCGATATTCGTCAATTAAGTGAAGCGTGGCAACAACCCATTACCTCATGGCAAGCGTTTGATGCTGGCATCGCTACGCAAGATTTTACCCCTGCGCAGTTACAAGACTTTGCCTTGCTGCTAGAAACCTACGCCGCCGAGTATTTTAAAATTGTAAAGCAAGAGGTTAAGAAAAAACTGCCTAATCATCTTTATATGGGCGCGCGCTTTGCTGATTGGGGAATGACACCTGAAATAGTTAGCGCGGCTGCCAAACATGTCGATGTCATGAGCTACAACTTTTATAAAGAAGGCTTGCATGCTAAGCATTGGCAATTTCTTAAAGACGTAGACATGCCTAGCATCATTGGTGAGTTCCATGTTGGCGCAACTGATACAGGCCTGTTAAATCCCGGCTTAGTCCATGCGCAAAGCCAACAAGACAGAGCAAACATGTACAGCGATTACATGAACACTGTGATCCCAAATGATTATTTTGTTGGCGCACACTGGTTTCAATACACAGATTCACCACTGACGGGGCGCGCCTATGATGGCGAAAACTACAATGTTGGTTTTGTTAGCGTTACTGACACGCCATACCAAGAAATAGTTGAGGCTACCAAGAGCATAATGCGAGATATTTACCCCAATAAATATGGCCATTTGGTGGCTAAGTAA